GGCAGTTCTGCCAGCTGCCGTGCCAACTCTTGACTAACTGCGGTGGCCAGCTCTGTGTCATGGGTTAGTAAAATGGCCGAAGCCAAACGGTCGTGTTCCGCCTGGGATAACATATCCGCAGCGGCATAAACCGGATTAGCGGAACTATCTGCCACCACCAACACCTCGCTGGGGCCAGCCAGCATGTCAATGCCCACCTGGCCATAGACCAGCCGTTTGGCTAGGGTCACAAAGATGTTGCCCGGTCCGGTAATTTTATCCACCCGCCGAATGGATTCGGTGCCGTAGGCCAGGGCCGCCACGGCCTGGGCCCCGCCAACCTTATAGATTTCAGTTACCCCGGCTTCCGCTGCTGCCACTAAGGTGTAGGGATTAATACTGCCGTCAGCCCCGGGCGGGGTGACCATGACAATCTGACTAACCCCGGCCACTTTGGCCGGCACGGCATTCATCAGCACTGAAGAGGGATAGGATGCGGTACCCCCGGGTACGTAAATGCCCACCCGTTCCAAGGGCAGGATGAGCTGCCCCAAAATAGTGCCGTCCTCCTCGGGCTGAAACCAGGAACGGGATAGTTGTTTCTGATGATATTTTTCGATCCTGTCCTTAGCCAGCCTTAGGGAAGCTAACACCTCTTGATCCACCATGGTATAGGCTTGCTCAATTTCCGCCGGGCTGACCTTTAGCTGGGAGGTGCTTAGATTAGCACCATCAAAACGTCTGGTAAAGGCACAAAGGGCAGCATCGCCGTTTTGTTGAACCTCAGCCATAATTGCTGCCACCCGGGCGGTGAGCTGATCTATATCTTCGTTACGCTTATCTAACAGGGAATTCAGTTGTTCCCTATCCGTAGCTTTAATGATTCTAATTACTCCCATCCATTAAACCCTCCTCCACTATCTGCCGCATTTTTTCCACCAACGGGTTGATCCTCTCGCTTTTCAGCCGGTGACTAACCCGGTTGGCAATTAAGCGTGTGGTTGAGCTTAACACCTCAGCGATGGGCACCAGTTTGTTTTCTTTCATGGTCCGTCCGGTGGATACCAAATCCACAATCATTTCAGCCAAACCCACAATGGGGGCCAGTTCGATATTGCCATGCAGTTTAATAATCTCCATCTGCATGCCATGTCGGCGGAAAAATTCCTCTGCGATATGGGGAAATTTGGTCGCCACTCTGGTTTGATTCCACTGTTGCAGTTCCTGTTCTTTACCTTCCGGTACAGCCACCATAAAGCGACAGCCGCCGTATTTTAAATCCAGCAGCTCATAAACATCCTTATGCTGTTCCACGATAGTATCTTTCCCCACCAATCCTAAATCCGCGGCGCCATATTCCACATAGGTGGGAATATCCGTGGGACGACAAATAATGAAACGAACCGCATCTGCTTCGGAATAAAGAACCAGTTGACGTCCTGGATCTTTGATGGCCTCTATGTTTAAGCCAGCCAAACCAAGCAGTTTGACCGACGGTTGGTACAGTGTGCCCTTGGGTAAAGCAATGGTTATCATTTCTTTGGCAGCTACCAAGTATCCGTCACCTCTTTAGTTTGTTAAATTATCAACTTACTAATATGGTAGATTATGATTATGATGGTGTCAAGGAAAATTTAGCTAATGACAACTAATATTGAAAACGCCGGTTGCCCGGCGTTTTTACACACTAATTTCTTCCTTGTTTCCATCAGCGTAGAAATAAATCACGCTGGTAGCCCCCAGGGTACGGGCTTCGGCTTTGGCTTTGCCAGGGGGATACTCAAATAAGGCTGTGACTACCTTTAATCCACTCTTTCTTAATTCACTAGCTGTTGCCAATGCCTGG
This region of Desulforamulus ferrireducens genomic DNA includes:
- the hisD gene encoding histidinol dehydrogenase; the protein is MGVIRIIKATDREQLNSLLDKRNEDIDQLTARVAAIMAEVQQNGDAALCAFTRRFDGANLSTSQLKVSPAEIEQAYTMVDQEVLASLRLAKDRIEKYHQKQLSRSWFQPEEDGTILGQLILPLERVGIYVPGGTASYPSSVLMNAVPAKVAGVSQIVMVTPPGADGSINPYTLVAAAEAGVTEIYKVGGAQAVAALAYGTESIRRVDKITGPGNIFVTLAKRLVYGQVGIDMLAGPSEVLVVADSSANPVYAAADMLSQAEHDRLASAILLTHDTELATAVSQELARQLAELPRQEMAREALANHSAIVITGGLAESLALANEFAPEHLELLVEQPFDCLGQIKNAGAVFLGAHSPEPVGDYLAGPNHVLPTSGTARFYSPLNVDTFMKKSSVISFAKESLRRLGPDIVRLAEVEGLQAHANAVKVRLKEL
- the hisG gene encoding ATP phosphoribosyltransferase, translating into MITIALPKGTLYQPSVKLLGLAGLNIEAIKDPGRQLVLYSEADAVRFIICRPTDIPTYVEYGAADLGLVGKDTIVEQHKDVYELLDLKYGGCRFMVAVPEGKEQELQQWNQTRVATKFPHIAEEFFRRHGMQMEIIKLHGNIELAPIVGLAEMIVDLVSTGRTMKENKLVPIAEVLSSTTRLIANRVSHRLKSERINPLVEKMRQIVEEGLMDGSN